A region of the Cucurbita pepo subsp. pepo cultivar mu-cu-16 chromosome LG14, ASM280686v2, whole genome shotgun sequence genome:
tttattttttatttccctcGTAGATCAGATCCGAACAAGGAAAATAGACCAACGGTCGGTGACATGGGCCTCGACCTCCCATCGTAAAGGCCATAAGCTTAATcattatatttagaaaaaaataattgggtgaattaaaaagacaaagaaatgtttaaaaagtGGGAAAGTGAAGGATTGAACCCAACTTCTTACCTACCATgatttgaacaaaaatatatatatatatatatgaatggtAAGAGTTAGGCTTAGGCTTCCACCCACCAATTGGAAAATGAAATCCTAATTTACCTACTCTTCACCTATCttccaattatattttcaatttaaatgcctttttattttaaataatataaatgtcCACGGGCTGGGCGGGGACAGAGTCGGAGAAGCCTTCCCCATCCCCATCTCTGTGAAGCAGGGTGGAACGATGAAGAATGCATGCAGATTGGGTTCCCACgacaaatttttttcattttttaaaaataaaaattatatgataataattttaatttaaatattagaattacAGTCTCAaaatcttagatattatagcatataaataataatatttataaaaattttcaaatttctatttatttaatagggaaaaatctctctccacGTACTCTCTCATTTCTGTGAACATCTCTAAATACAtgtaacttttaaatttattaataaacatttcaataataagtcggtttaaataattgaatccTTGAATGGATTGCTTAACTAGAAAGGCTGGTTAAGGTCAatgtattaataattaataaaaacaagtcAAAGATGCTTAATTTTCGTCGCACTTTTAGTCATTAAAATGCAATTTACTCGTAAAGCATAACAACTTTCTTGTGACCCATTTAGTTTgaatcattaaattaataatctaaatttttttcccATTAATAGCATTACGTTACCTAGTgttatttagtaataaattatagtttaccatatatattatatttgatattttattataaggcaaatattagaaggtatctttctatttattgttatttccatttattactatttccatatccttgtaatttatttgattataaataagataactttcacaccatttaggtgtggtggattaatcaaacatttacatggtatcagagcccctTCGGTTTAACAAATATATACCCATAGAtacaaaagattaaaattaaaatattatttcgtAACGTTCATACCAAACACATTTCTAGCTGACTTTTATGAACGTGTATGATATTTTACTGTTAAGATCTAGCATAAAAAATGATCAAGTAAGATTAGAACGCATGCATTATGGTATTAAGGAAATTTTAATAATCGAAATAGGGGATGATAATGCAGTTTCGTATATGTACCATGAATGATTTACGTTGAACGAAGAGCGACAAAAATCCTTAATTTCAGGGTTAGAATTTCGATGCAGTTATGTATGTGTTGAAAGTGACTCGACGACATGCTGGATGGGAGTAGGTAGGAGTGAACTCTAAAGAAGCAAAGTCCAATAAGCAAACCCCATTGATGTTTTGAATTGCATACTCATTTTTGTTGGTTATATAAAGCcatgaatgaaccaagaaaGCTCACTCACAAAAGCTTCAATGGCTTCCACAGCAAGGAATTGCATTATGCTTCTagctttgttcttgttctccATTTCTTCCTCCTCAGCCTTCCCATGGGGAAAGAAGCAAAGACCCAAGCCTTGTAAGGAGCTTGTTCTTTACTTCCATGACATTATTTACAATGGAAAGAATGCACGCAATGCCACTTCCGCCATTGTTGCAGCCCCACATGGTGCGAACTTGACCATTTTGGCGCCCCAATTTCACTTTGGAAACATAGCTGTTTTTGACGACCCCATTACTTTGGACAACAACCTTCACTCCAAGCCAGTGGGTCGAGCTCAAGGGCTTTACATTTATGACACCAAAAACACCTTCACGGCTTGGCTTggtttctcattttctttgaacTACACGGCCTATAAAGGCACCATCAACTTCATTGGAGCTGACCCAATTTTGGTGAAGGCTAGGGATATCTCCGTCGTCGGTGGTACCGGAGACTTCTTCATGCACCGTGGTGTTGCTACCATTGTGACTGATGCTTTTGAAGGAGAGGTCTACTTTCGGCTCCGTGTTGATATTAAATTCTATGAATGTTGGTGATTTTGAGCTGATATTATTCGCTTTGGTTTTGTTCTTTCTATCATCGTATTTATGTATGATGTAATGTTCTTGAAAAAGAACTATTGCCAAATGATTGGTTCAATAAAAGTTGTGGTAGAAAGATATTGAAAGATTGGTGTGTTCCTCATGTGTTATTTGTTATGTGTTATTTGTTATATACTTAACTACTTAAGGATGAAAATTGAAGTAATActtatattattgaaaaataatagtaCCGATTATCTAAGAACATTCGAGATGACTTAACAACTCCGATTGTATTACATTTTTGTTAACTGTTGAAGAGGTAAAGAAAAACCTCTAATCTCCTTTATTCTTCATTACAAGTAAGCAAATCACTAGTCTAGCATGTACATAAACATTACATGATTAAGAAGAAAAGTTTCTTTTGGCTTGAAATCAACCATGAAGAAGCTCACACCTGCAAGCTACTCCAAAGCGTTCGTCCACGTATGATATAAATAACTTCACGAGTATACAACATATCGATCGGTAATGGTAAACTACACGTCGATGGAGAATGGCTTTGGTTGCCCCAATGCTTTACTAACTCATCAGTAAAAATACATCTACAGAAGTTGATGCTTCAAAACCTTAGATCACAAAAATGCAAGCTGCTGTTTAAGATGATGGAGTTAGAAGGCTTCTAGAGGACAAGGCAGGGCAATAACATTCAGCCTTTGGCTTTGATTagggaggaggaggaatgTTTGGCTTCAATGCATATGATAGCCAGATCAATGGACATCATgaggtatgaaaattttactgTATAATCAAAAGAATATTTCTTGAGTCTCCATTGGGGACGACCAGTAACGCAAGAGTGATTCCACAGTGAGTCGTCGAGTTGCACTAAGCACTGAGATGAAAAATCGACAACCATCGATCTTGTATTCCTCTAGAGGATTCCTGTGGCCAAAGCTTCTTACATTTACCTGTCAAATGTTCCATGTAAAACTAGGGTCAACTAAAAAgtttggagaaagaaagaaaaaagagcaaAAAGTAATGAATGTACCGCAGAACTGAGTCTGTTCATGTTTATGAGATGATCCCTCCAGAAACAATCTAAAGTCTTCACAAGAACAGCTCTCTGCgttcaaacaaaaattcacAGGCATAAGAAAAGGAAGAGCTGTAATTTAATAGAACATTCAGTATCATTTGATTAGATAACATGATTTTAAGAGACTTTTTCACTTGTTAACGTTAGTCCATTATCCACTGCCACGGAAATGTTTTTGtcccaaatgaaaaaaaaccttttacACGGAAAGGAATCAAGAGGTGCACAAAAAACTATTATTGCTTGGGTTGATGTAttgtaatggctcaagcccaccgctagcagatattgtcctctttggacttttcctcaaagtttctaaaacgtctgctagggaaaggtttccacaccgttataaagaatgtttcattcttctccccaaccgatgtgagatctcacaatccaccccccttcagggcccaacgtcctcactggcactcgttctcttctccaatcgatgtgggaccacctcATTCACCTTATTCGGGGCCCatcatccttgctggcacactgcctcgtgtccacccccttcggggctcaacctcctctctggcacatcacctggtgtctggctctgataccatttataacagctcaagtccaccactagcagataccctcttctttgggtttccctttcggatttcccctcaaggtttttaaaacatgtctattgGAGttctagggtttagggtttagggtagTTCCTGGCCGATATCCGCCTGAGAGCAATGCAAAACTCTGCAACTCTCTCCTCCCAAGCCTGGTAAATTCAAAAGCAAGTGTCGAGGCTGGAGGAAAGATGTTTTTTGGGTAGATATTTCGTGGGAAAATGTGTGGGAGGTGGTGGTGCATTTTAATGTTATCCTCTGGGCtcttaaatcaaatttgttttattattatcccTTGTTATTCCAAAAAAATGGCTTCTGCACTCCCCCTTCTGTTTTGACCCCTTTATTGTGATGCCCTCCTTTGTACTTTCATTTCCTtgattaaaactttttttctaaattaatcaaagggaaaaaaaaaaaaaaaaaaaaaaaaccccttAAATCAAGTATTTTGAAACATCAGAAAGTGAAAATGGAGCAAGGACGCTACCTCAATTTCCTTCACATATAAATCATCATAACCAGATTCTTGAATGACATTTAAATACGAAGCAATCATAAAATCCCCAAGGTATTTGCGAAGTAGGTTGACAATCATCCTGTACCTGCCATTTCTGCACTTCAAGTTCATCATTAATGCTATTCTGAAGTAGGATTg
Encoded here:
- the LOC111810613 gene encoding disease resistance response protein 206-like; this translates as MASTARNCIMLLALFLFSISSSSAFPWGKKQRPKPCKELVLYFHDIIYNGKNARNATSAIVAAPHGANLTILAPQFHFGNIAVFDDPITLDNNLHSKPVGRAQGLYIYDTKNTFTAWLGFSFSLNYTAYKGTINFIGADPILVKARDISVVGGTGDFFMHRGVATIVTDAFEGEVYFRLRVDIKFYECW